In Hemitrygon akajei unplaced genomic scaffold, sHemAka1.3 Scf000057, whole genome shotgun sequence, the genomic stretch gagaccacgaggagtgtagagagaaacatctccgcggagagctggaaaaaatccggagtgatcagttgttccagagcagcttttcccggagtaaatccaaatctgggagttcagcaGCAGTGGCGGGAGCGccagggatcgggaaaacaacaatggtacaaaagattgtttatgactgggccacggggataatataccaacagttccagtttgtcttcagtttcaaatttcgtGATTTAAACAGTATTAACTGTCgaataaacctgaaggaactgattctggatcagcatccttactttgggaatttcctgagagaagtctggaagaacccaaagggattgctgtttatatttgatggtttggatgaattcaatgacacaattgattttgctgacagtcggagagacacAGAGGCTCAgtccacatgcacagatcctgaattcaagtgcaaggtgtctgacattgtgtacagtttaatccagggcaagctgctcccagggtgttcagtgctggtgaccacccgccccactgcgttacatttattggaaaaggcgaagatcagtgtctgggctgaaatcctgggatttgttgatgAGGAACGGAAGAAATATttcattagacattttgaagatcagacggtggcggaagctgttttcaattatgtgaaggagaacgacatcctgtacaccatgagctacaacccctcctactgctggatcctcgccctggcactgggcccctttttCACACAacgagtcagggacccgcagcgagttcccaagacgatcacccaactgtactcctactatatttacaacatcctcaaaaaccacggccgtgagattgagaacccccgtgaagtgttactcagggttggtcagatggccttcaaaggagtgtccgagaagaagattgtgtttacagatggagaccTGATcaactgcaatctgcagccttcccagttcctgtccgggttcctgatggagcttttggagagagaggattctgcccggagcgtggtgtacacattcccacacctcaccatccaagagtttgtagctgcagtcgcacaattcctgaatccacatcctggggatatcctgaaattcctcactaaaGCCCACAGCACgaaagatgggcgatttgaggtatttctccgttttgttgctggtctctccaacccaatgacagctcggggcctggaggagtttctgggcccatttcctcatcaaacgaCCTGCCgagtgattgactgggtgaaggaggaggttgaaAACCAGATATATAACTCTGCTGGTGAAGATGATACAAGGAGGCTCCTGAACGCAttacactacctgtttgagtctcagaatcgtggactggctcaggccacactgggatctgtggaaaaacTTTCCTTCTGTGAAATgccactgaccccgattgactgcgcggtcctgtctcatgtcatcggactctgtaaTACAATAAAACAGCTCGATTTTTGGAACTGCCgaattcagtgtgaaggaatccagcggctgggaaccgggctgcacaagtgccaggagttgaggtaaccagATTtctctctcactgtgaaatgtgaaactgttccattgtgttgtttcaatgtaaaggaacTTGGGAAAAAAATGGAGTAAATCAAGTTATGAAAAATTGTGACAAATGACCAagggtcagtaattccccaaggacagGAGAGTTCTGTGGTTCTTTCTGATGGGAtctggagact encodes the following:
- the LOC140721569 gene encoding NACHT, LRR and PYD domains-containing protein 3-like, which codes for MTEKVKIFQLVDRYAELTVISTVRVRTLVEHELLARGRDHEECREKHLRGELEKIRSDQLFQSSFSRSKSKSGSSAAVAGAPGIGKTTMVQKIVYDWATGIIYQQFQFVFSFKFRDLNSINCRINLKELILDQHPYFGNFLREVWKNPKGLLFIFDGLDEFNDTIDFADSRRDTEAQSTCTDPEFKCKVSDIVYSLIQGKLLPGCSVLVTTRPTALHLLEKAKISVWAEILGFVDEERKKYFIRHFEDQTVAEAVFNYVKENDILYTMSYNPSYCWILALALGPFFTQRVRDPQRVPKTITQLYSYYIYNILKNHGREIENPREVLLRVGQMAFKGVSEKKIVFTDGDLINCNLQPSQFLSGFLMELLEREDSARSVVYTFPHLTIQEFVAAVAQFLNPHPGDILKFLTKAHSTKDGRFEVFLRFVAGLSNPMTARGLEEFLGPFPHQTTCRVIDWVKEEVENQIYNSAGEDDTRRLLNALHYLFESQNRGLAQATLGSVEKLSFCEMPLTPIDCAVLSHVIGLCNTIKQLDFWNCRIQCEGIQRLGTGLHKCQELRLGGNDLGDTGVKLVSAALRNPECKIQKLRLNDVGLTDSGAEDLASALSANRTLIELNLSVNKLGDSGVKLVSAALTNPVCKIQKLWLWDVGLTDSGAKDLASALSTNRSLTELDLRSNSLTDRSIPALRGLILKVPSLVSIELWGNRFSETGGKELRSLQEPKPGLRVNL